In Patescibacteria group bacterium, the DNA window TACAAAGAGGAATTTGAATTTTTATTTATCCATGGCATTCTTCATCTAATGGGTTTTACGCACGAGTCAGAGGGGAGGGCGGATAAAATGGAAAAACTGGAGGGGAGGATCGCTAGCTTATTGAGCAATATATAAATTCATGCCATTAGTAAATCTAAAAACACTGCTGAAGAGTTTCCGTTATGCGATAAAAGGGATAAAGTATGTATTCCAGAATGAACAGAATTTTCGTGTTCAGATTATCGTGGCTGCTGTAATATTTGTATTAATGCTTGTATTTCCCCTGCAGCATTGGGAGCGCATCCTGCTTTCATTGGTTATTTTTATGGTATTAATCCTGGAGCTGATTAATACCGCGTTTGAAAAGATTGTCGATATATTGAAGCCCAGGGTCCATTTCTATGTGGAAATTGTCAAAGATATTATGGCTGCGGTTGTACTGATTGCGTCAATTGGCGCGATAATGATCGGAATTTATATATTCGTCCCGTACATTTTCGAGTAATTTGCAGAAATATCCAATACTCGGTATAATAAAAATCAAAGAGAGCGTGTATTTCATACTGAATACAAAAATTGCTCACATAACAAATAGATAAAAATCAAATGGCACAAGAAGAAATAA includes these proteins:
- a CDS encoding diacylglycerol kinase is translated as MPLVNLKTLLKSFRYAIKGIKYVFQNEQNFRVQIIVAAVIFVLMLVFPLQHWERILLSLVIFMVLILELINTAFEKIVDILKPRVHFYVEIVKDIMAAVVLIASIGAIMIGIYIFVPYIFE